From Nitrososphaerota archaeon:
TGGAGAAACTCAAGGTACGCATGGGTGTCACCATCCTGGCCCGTTAGGATGCAGCTCACGTAACGGGAAGGTATCCACAGCGACCTAAGGATGCCCAACGCCAAGTGGACCTTATCCTGGCAGACACCCCTGCCGTTGGCTAGCACCTGGTGTGCTTCCGTTAGGACAGTAGTAGTGCCCTTCTCGTACTTGATGTTGTCATGCACCCACTGGGTTATCTTTCCGACAGTATCCAGGAGGCTGTCAGAATCCCCCGCAATTTTCACGGCTAGGTCACGCAGGAGTAAGGGCTTCACCAGGGGCGAGGGGGAGAGAAAGTTCGTCACGTCCTGGTTGAAGTTCATGTTCTGTAGCTGTGCGTCGGGATACGGTCCGTGCCAGGGTGCAAGCCTGAATTCTCCCTGTGAGACGATGCTCAGTTCCTTGTGCCTGGTCGTCACCTTGATGCGCCGGACGATGTTGCCGTAGTCGTCGCTGAATTCTACGTATGCGGAGGGCGGAGAGGTCACCACATCGTAGCTATCGAGGAAAGTGTGGTCGTCCATGTGCGGTATGACGCGCAGGAAATCGTCGTTCTGAAGCACGTAATCCGAGTACCGGTAGACCGTTTCGTACTTGTACCGTCCAGCGAACTCGGTCTGGCCTATTTGAGAACCCATGTTGGCTTGCACGACCCACCGGAAGAGTTGTTGGTAATCCTTGTGTTGGCTCGGGCAACACGTGTAAGCCCACCTGGAAAGACGGTCACCCTGCCCTCCCCGTCCTGCACCGCGTAGACCCGGAGGTCGATGTATCGTTCCTGAAACCCTCCTGACTTCCTATCGAATACCACGTGCTTTGAGAAGTCCAGCGGCTCCTGCGCTATGAAAGCGAATGGCCTGTCGATGATCCGTTGCGACATCTCTTTGCGGTGACTCTGATCAAGATCCTGCATGATGTAGACTCCGAGTCCCCCGTACCCCTCCCTCGCCTTGAAGACCAGTTTACCAATGTTCTGGAGCGCAAACTGCCTGACCTTCGGATCCATGAGGTTGTAGGCCTTGGCGTTGGGTAGGATCGGTTCTTGCCCAAGGTAGCGGCGTATCATCTCCGGCACCCACAGGTATACCAGCTTGTCGTCCGCAACCCCTGTACCCAGCGCGTTCACGAGAATTACCTTGCCCTGCCGGTACGCTTCAGTAAGGCCCGGGACAAAGAGCTCTAGGTCTTCCACCCTTCGGTAGATGAGGTCGACCCTGACGTCCCCGTCGATGGTCCTGGCCCGGACTGTCCCGTCCTCAGCTATGAAGAGGTCGGAGCCTTCGACAAGAGGAATCCCTAGTATTTCGGATAGGTACCGATGCTCGAAGAACGCCGGGCCGTAGCTGCCATCGGTCAGGATGACACAGGCCGGCGAGCGGGTGTTGCAAAGAGATTCGAAGAGTCGCAGGTAGGTGCTGCGTATCTCGTAGTCTCTCACTCGGTACGGTCGCTTCAGTTCAGGGATGGCTCTTTCTGTGAGGTTCCTGCACTTGAGTTGGTACGATATTCCTGAAGGGATGCGCAGGTTGTCTTCCAGGACCACGTAGTTCCCGTCGCCTAGGTTCACAAGGTCGACGCCATAGATGTGCGCGTAGACGTCCTTGGCCGGCCTTACCATCTGGAGAGCGGGGTTGAAGTTGACTGAAGAGTAGACGACGCTCTTGGGGACCACGTCCTGCTTGCCGCAGTAGAGTTCCAGGAGGAACTTGTTGATCGCCCTTAGGCGCTGTTCGACGCCAGCGGCTATGCGTGACCACTCCTCGCGTCCGATCAGCCTGGGAACCCAGTCGATTGGGACGGGCCTCCAACGGTGCGGGTCAAGCTGGAAGGTGAACGAGTCCAACTCAACCTGCCGGTTCGCGTTCGACCACCTCTTGCCGATCTCCCTTGCGCCGAGACCGTTGATGGTCTCGATCATCTTAGAATAGGGAGCCCTCACGCTCCTATCTGGACCGAAGACTTCATTGTTGTCTGATGGAATCGGTGTTTGCAGGGATGTGAAAGAGAAAATGGACGAGAAAAACGTTTAGCCCACCTGGAGGGTCGTTGTCATGCGTAAAGCCAGCAAAGAGAATGTTTCCCCAGGTCTGCAAGGCTTAGACTGCATTGACTGCCCGAGGCACAACATCCGCTTTCAGTTTAGCAATCGCCTCTCCAGAATTGCCAATCTTGTGCAAGTCTTAATTATAGGAGGGTCGAAATGGGGACGAAGGAAAAATGAGACGAGCGATTCCAATCGTAGTGGGCATCATACTTCTTCTGCTCGGAATTGTATGGGGGGCGCAGGGAGCCGGGGTAGCAGGGTCAAACAGTTACATGGACAGCAACCCGACCTTCATTAGCCTGGGCGCAGTTGTCGCCGTTATCGGGGTCGTGTTCATCGCCATCGGGACCTTCTGGAGAACCAAAACCGCCCCGTCTTCGACTTCGTAACCACACGCGATCGCCGCGGTTCAATGCACATCGGCTGCGGATTCCACCGAGACGATTCTAACCGAATGTGAACGTGTAGAGTTTGAACCCGGGACCTGCGATTATCTCCAACTCATGCCATCCGTAGGAGGGCCCATTGACGATGTCGTAAAGCCTCGCCGAGCCTATGTTCACAGACGCAACGCCCTGATGCAGCATCACGTCGCTCCCGACGTATGTCGGAGACAGATTGTTGCCGTCCAACCTTACCTCTATCACACTGGAATTCCCCTCCGCGACGACGTTGACGTTCTTGGCCTGGTAGATCAGGAACAGCTTCGAGCCGTTTCCAACCGACACCATGCCGTCAGGCGCGTTGTACCATTCGCCCGAGAAGTACACGGTGTTGTTCTGCATGTTCCCGGTGATGGTGTAGTCGACGACCTGTCTCGGTGAGAATCCCTGAGGGTTCCCTATCGATGACCTTGCTGTGTTGTAACCGACGTAGATCTCCGGGGTTCCTATCTTGCCGAAATCCACGCTGGTCGCGTTCACAGAGTTGGCAACCACCCCCGCGCTCACATTGTACCCCGCCTTCTGCAGCAACCCTATGATCAGCGTTTCGGTGGTGTTGTATCCCCCCTCTCCTATGTGCGTCTCCCTGATGTTTCCCTTCGCGTCTATGAGGTAGTCTGCCGGCCAGTAGTGGTTGTTGTAGGCGTTCCAGGTGGCGGAGTTGCTGTCCAAGGCGACGGGGTAGTTTATCCCGAACGACCTGACCGCTGCCAAGACGTTGCTGTAGTTCTTCTCAAACTGGAACTCGGGGGTGTGCACGCCTACGATCACCAGCCCGTTGTTCCCGTATTTGTCGAACCAAGCGTTGAGGTAAGGGATCGTCCGTATGCAGTTGATGCAGGAGTAGGTCCAGAAGTCCACCAGGACCACCTTCCCACTCAGCCCCGAAATGTTCAGGGGCTGGGTGTTGATCCAGGCTGCTATGCCCTGAAAGTTCGGGGCCGGGCCAAGGTTGGGGAGGTTCGACACGTTTTCGACGGTTTGAGATGGGCTGAGAAACGGGAGTAGGACCGACACACCTGCCGCAACTATCACGATGCCAACGATTCCAAATACGATCACGTACGCGTTGAGCCTCATCGTTTCGCCGCCTCCACTGAGGTGCCAGACACGAACGCCAGGAATGCCGGCACGAGCGGCAGTATGCAGGGCGAGATGAAAGTCAGGAACCCCGCGGAGAGAGCGATCAGAAAGTTGAGCTGGGACTGGGCGAGTGGGTTTGCCAAAGAGCCCAGTGGGCCAACCCCATTTAGGAAGATCTGTAGGATTCCGATGTAGTTGGTGACCACGAGCAACCCCACCCCTATCAAGAACAGCCCGCTGACGACGTTGAAGTACCTCAGGAACCTCCCACTCTTCTTAAGAAACCCGGAGACCCTCGATACGAACGCGCCGGCTACGAGGAAGGGGATGCCCAACCCAAGGGAGAACGCCATGAGGTATAGGAATCCTAGTCCGGGTGAGACGGCTGCGAGGGTGTAGACAGAGCCGAGAATCGCGCCCACGCAAGGGGTCCACCCTAGGGCGAAAGCGACCCCGAACGCTACTGACGTCACATAGTTGTTCTTGAACTTCCTCGGGCGAATCTTGTGCTCGACGCTGAAGAACGGTATCGCGTACCTGACAGATGCGATCATGAGGATTCCGAAGACCACAATGACGGACCCACCGACCAATCTGATCGTGTTGATGGCACCGAGCGAAGCAGTGGAAAGAACAGTCTGCAGCAGCACCCCCACGATTGAAAACACGAAGGTAAACCCTAGAACGAAGAACACCGAATTCAGGAAGACCTCCTCTCTGGCCCTCGCCGGATCTGTCGACATGTTGCCAGGTCACACGGGTCTCATTACAGGCGTTAGGCAGCCGCCT
This genomic window contains:
- a CDS encoding redoxin domain-containing protein, with translation MRLNAYVIVFGIVGIVIVAAGVSVLLPFLSPSQTVENVSNLPNLGPAPNFQGIAAWINTQPLNISGLSGKVVLVDFWTYSCINCIRTIPYLNAWFDKYGNNGLVIVGVHTPEFQFEKNYSNVLAAVRSFGINYPVALDSNSATWNAYNNHYWPADYLIDAKGNIRETHIGEGGYNTTETLIIGLLQKAGYNVSAGVVANSVNATSVDFGKIGTPEIYVGYNTARSSIGNPQGFSPRQVVDYTITGNMQNNTVYFSGEWYNAPDGMVSVGNGSKLFLIYQAKNVNVVAEGNSSVIEVRLDGNNLSPTYVGSDVMLHQGVASVNIGSARLYDIVNGPSYGWHELEIIAGPGFKLYTFTFG
- a CDS encoding cytochrome c biogenesis protein CcdA, coding for MSTDPARAREEVFLNSVFFVLGFTFVFSIVGVLLQTVLSTASLGAINTIRLVGGSVIVVFGILMIASVRYAIPFFSVEHKIRPRKFKNNYVTSVAFGVAFALGWTPCVGAILGSVYTLAAVSPGLGFLYLMAFSLGLGIPFLVAGAFVSRVSGFLKKSGRFLRYFNVVSGLFLIGVGLLVVTNYIGILQIFLNGVGPLGSLANPLAQSQLNFLIALSAGFLTFISPCILPLVPAFLAFVSGTSVEAAKR
- a CDS encoding transglutaminase family protein, which translates into the protein MGSQIGQTEFAGRYKYETVYRYSDYVLQNDDFLRVIPHMDDHTFLDSYDVVTSPPSAYVEFSDDYGNIVRRIKVTTRHKELSIVSQGEFRLAPWHGPYPDAQLQNMNFNQDVTNFLSPSPLVKPLLLRDLAVKIAGDSDSLLDTVGKITQWVHDNIKYEKGTTTVLTEAHQVLANGRGVCQDKVHLALGILRSLWIPSRYVSCILTGQDGDTHAYLEFLHPQCGWLPADPTKAIMIDAGTNYLKLAVGRDYTDVSPVNGTFLSTGTGGLSRVFASATRTNTY
- a CDS encoding circularly permuted type 2 ATP-grasp protein, which translates into the protein MRAPYSKMIETINGLGAREIGKRWSNANRQVELDSFTFQLDPHRWRPVPIDWVPRLIGREEWSRIAAGVEQRLRAINKFLLELYCGKQDVVPKSVVYSSVNFNPALQMVRPAKDVYAHIYGVDLVNLGDGNYVVLEDNLRIPSGISYQLKCRNLTERAIPELKRPYRVRDYEIRSTYLRLFESLCNTRSPACVILTDGSYGPAFFEHRYLSEILGIPLVEGSDLFIAEDGTVRARTIDGDVRVDLIYRRVEDLELFVPGLTEAYRQGKVILVNALGTGVADDKLVYLWVPEMIRRYLGQEPILPNAKAYNLMDPKVRQFALQNIGKLVFKAREGYGGLGVYIMQDLDQSHRKEMSQRIIDRPFAFIAQEPLDFSKHVVFDRKSGGFQERYIDLRVYAVQDGEGRVTVFPGGLTRVARANTRITNNSSGGSCKPTWVLK